In the genome of Pseudobacteriovorax antillogorgiicola, the window TTAGAGAATGTTCGATCTTCGGAGAATGCCCGTCCTGATCCACCAATAATGCTTTGTGTGTAGGTTTTGTTCCCAAACGCCTGAATAAAGCTCTGATTTACTCCTACTCTTCCAGCCGAAAATCTTTCGCTTTCTACTTCATTACCATCGTTTTCAGTTCTATTTTCAACTTTCAAAACCTCGAATTCAATTCGAGTAGGAGCGGATTGGCAAAAAGCAGCCTCCTCGTTCCCAACCATAAAAAGAAAAATATTAAAAACCAGAACTCTGAGCATATCAAAACCTGAGATATACATGTATCAACTGCAATGGTATCGGACGCACGGCTCGACTCTTGAGTGTTAAGTCAGTAAATTTCGTGATTTAACCAAGGGATTGGAAAAAAGATGACAGTTACTAGAAACGCAGATTCAAGATTCAGGTGTATCGAGCGATAACGACTCCAGCTCATATAATGTGGAGTGATCATGTTTCTGAAGGAATTTCGAAATCAACTCAAGTTCGGAGGCTGGCGCGCAGCACTTATCTTCGCAGGCTTTCGTTTCATGAATAGAATAATGTACTTCGATATACTACACACTATGACATTAGAGCTAAAGAACATCGATAGTAAGTATTTAAAAGATCCAGAAGCACCTATTGTTGGGCGATTTCTGACCCCAGAAGAGATCAAAAAGTTTTCAAAAAATAGTAAATATCAGCTTACAAATGACTTTTTGCCAGAAAGTCTGGATCACGGTGACATGTGCTTCGGCTTTGTGGATGGTGATGTTCTCGCTGCCTACGGTTGGTACTCTAAAAAGCCCACACGAGTCACAAACGAGTTTGCCGTCAACTTTAGCAATGACTGGGTATATATGCATCACGGCTACACAAATCCAGATTACCGCGGCAAACGACTCCATGCAATCGGAATGGCCAAGGCGGTTGCTGCCTTTCAAGAACAAGGTTACCGAGGGCTAGTCTCGATTGTAGCATCCGAAAATTCAAATTCCTTAAAGTCTGTAAAACGAATGGGTTACGAACTTACTGGCAAAATATACCTCTTCGCAAGACTGAATCGATATCTCGTATACCAGGACAAAGGAGCGAAAGACTGTGGCATGTGGTTATCACCAAGACATGAAACTCTAAATGCCTATGTCATGAACAGGCCTGAAAATGATAGAAGTGCAGCTTGATAAGGGTCATGAAAAACTACAAAACACTAGTCATTGTATTCCTAATCTTTTTGTTTTCTGGTGCTTTTTGTAAAAGAACGCAAGAATCTTCAGTATCAAATTCTCCTCAGTCTTTGTTTAATGATGCAAGCCAGTTGCTTCCCGAAGAAGCTAGATACCGGATGTGTATGGATGCCCAATCAATTGATCTCGACCAAGATGGCGACATGGATCTTATCCTTGCCATTGAATTCGGGGAGAACATTCTACTAATAAACGACGGCTCCGGCACCTTTGCAATCGACCAAAGCTTTCCAAAATCCAAACGAGATAGTGAAGATATAGCTGCGGCTGATTTCAATCTCGATGAGGCCATTGACATCATCATCGTTACTGAGGACGACCAAATAAACGAATCCTACCTATCCAATTCAGTTGGTAAATTTGATCGACGTGAGG includes:
- a CDS encoding GNAT family N-acetyltransferase; amino-acid sequence: MFLKEFRNQLKFGGWRAALIFAGFRFMNRIMYFDILHTMTLELKNIDSKYLKDPEAPIVGRFLTPEEIKKFSKNSKYQLTNDFLPESLDHGDMCFGFVDGDVLAAYGWYSKKPTRVTNEFAVNFSNDWVYMHHGYTNPDYRGKRLHAIGMAKAVAAFQEQGYRGLVSIVASENSNSLKSVKRMGYELTGKIYLFARLNRYLVYQDKGAKDCGMWLSPRHETLNAYVMNRPENDRSAA